A DNA window from Phaeodactylum tricornutum CCAP 1055/1 chromosome 31, whole genome shotgun sequence contains the following coding sequences:
- a CDS encoding predicted protein has translation MTVHEVTLHVYQLAPEGHAFFTGVLPSLGLGAYHTCIEIDQSRYTFAPKVGIVRSSARHEHAPTGAVWKEAIVLGSCRLERGRVARIVRILQDRFFGQFAYHLVHRNCNHFTETMATALLCHDEIIQSALSGNAETNDNALRPLVGALRTFPTYINRLANTSGHFVSYEANTIPCQVGQEAAHAVVASQDTSVEKASRSASTRTSALDTSANRTATKKVLTDRQKAALAKIRKTPA, from the coding sequence ATGACAGTCCACGAAGTTACTTTGCACGTGTACCAGCTAGCGCCGGAAGGGCATGCGTTTTTTACGGGAGTTTTGCCGAGCCTCGGCCTGGGCGCGTACCATACGTGCATTGAGATTGATCAAAGTCGCTACACATTCGCACCGAAAGTAGGGATCGTGCGTTCCAGCGCACGTCACGAACACGCTCCCACCGGAGCTGTTTGGAAAGAAGCCATTGTCTTGGGATCCTGTCGACTCGAGCGAGGCAGAGTGGCACGCATTGTCCGCATACTGCAGGACCGATTCTTCGGTCAATTCGCGTATCATTTGGTACACCGCAACTGCAACCACTTTACCGAAACAATGGCAACCGCCTTGCTCTGTCACGACGAAATCATCCAATCGGCTCTTTCGGGAAACGCAGAAACCAACGACAATGCCTTGCGTCCCCTAGTTGGTGCGTTGCGCACGTTTCCTACCTACATCAATCGACTCGCCAATACGTCCGGTCACTTTGTGTCATACGAGGCCAATACAATCCCTTGCCAAGTAGGCCAGGAAGCTGCCCATGCCGTTGTTGCATCTCAAGACACGTCAGTCGAGAAAGCGTCCCGATCAGCCTCCACCCGGACGTCGGCCCTAGATACATCCGCGAATCGCACTGCCACTAAGAAAGTTCTGACCGATCGACAAAAAGCAGCATTGGCAAAAATCAGAAAAACACCAGCGTGA